The genomic interval ggTATGAGTTAGTTGTCAGTTATTCCTAGCTGACTATTCCACCACTCAAGGGAGGAGTGGTGGTATGGAGTGGAGCTTGTCTTGTCATGCTTGCTCGACCACTTTGTGTAGTGGTGGCATGCAGTCGTGCAGTCAGTGACCCTCGTTGTTATGTAGCTAGACAGCTACTCTACATCCTGCTAGTCTCGACCATATTgatgtagtggtagcttggaaATACGAGAAGTTGTCATAATCCTACCCGTTCGGTCACTCAGATGTAGTGGTAGTTATGAAGTTTAGAGCTAACTATGGAAGGAGAATGTGAAAGTAATTGCAGACAACATAGAAGAAGGGATGTGAGGGAAAATGGAGACCAACCAGGAATTGGTCTTTGAAAAGAGTGATATACCCAGGAGGAGGAAGGTTAGGGCGGTCGTGGCCTGAAGgtattgttggggcaattttcctaggtcaagtttgaccaagcttgagttgagtcaaacttgagtcgagatttgagttttgatgtttgacaatatatggagattgctagggcaatcatccagttgtggagatggtcaaagggttgactaggtaagtcctaactggaggttaggtgtctggaagttctaactggaggtcaGGCAGtcgagaagtcctaactggagattaagCAATagtgaagtcctaactagaggttagacagtGGTGAAgttttaactggaggttaggcagtggagaagtcctaactggagtttaggcaatgagaaagtcctaactggagtttaggcatcaaggtaagtccaataggaaggttgacaagagtgaaaatccaagtaggtcagtgttgactagacttggtggtgaaagtcctgataagtgagatcaggcaattgaaaagtccaagtatgatcttggcaaagggagaaagtcctggtgagaagccaggcaattgggaaagtccaagtgtgatcttggcaaaggttgaaagtccaagcatgtgaccttgacaaggtaagtcctagtgtgacttgacaaggagaactcgataactaggatgaggccgaaggaagctcctgaaggcaaggtgtgaaggatgggagatatccgagggacgcaaggttgatggaggaggttagaatgctagttcgaggttgatcgagtgtggtgtataatctaacaactaggatgaggccgaaggaagctcctgaaggtaaggcgtgaaggatgggagatatccgagggacgtaaggctgatggaggaggctagaaggctagttcgaggtcggtcgggtgttggccaaatgctaggcatggatacgcaacaggttatggttgaccgggagttgagTTTGAgaccttgaacttgagtttgaggcAAGTAAGGGTGtttaattgatcggtcgatcaattgaaccagtgtccaatcgatcggtcgatcgattggagtgtgctgcgagtgtgggatgactccaatcgatcgaccgatcgattgtgaGTATTACTCGCAAGCACAGAagctttctcaatcgatcgggcaatcgattgggatctaccaatcgatcggtcgatcgattaggaaggagaagctctcgcgcggacgCGAGAACACAGAATGGGTTTGAACCAATCGGCCAATCGATtcagatggtcccaatcgatcggtcgatcgattgggaagtgaccgttgagcAGGAAACGAGCAATGGACGACTGGGATTGTGCAGATGTGACGTGCAATCGATTGAGACtagtttggatcgattgggagcactataTAAAGCCTGGGAGGAGCGTTTTCTTTGCCAGATCTTTGTGATTTTTCTGCGATTCTTCACGCGAGCTTTCAGAtcttcactgccagttcttgaaggcacttgaaggtgtttctccaaggttcaagaggcaacaacgagCAACAAGTAAACAAGAAGAAGTGTATTTCACTTGTATTTCTGTATTCTCTTCTTGTAGTGGTGTTGTgctgttgtgtgagtttgtacgaggcttctccgcctccggctgtgaccgagaaggaggtgTTCATAGTGGAGATTGTGTCGtgtgtgtggatcattggattaatcacctctttttgaggtggataccaagtaaaccctaggtgttagcattgtgagtgttttgTTTTGTCTTTGTATTCTACTGTacattatcaagacgaagcaagaaCGAGCAAGCGCGACgaaatactattcacccccctctagcggacatcaaggtcccaacaggtaTGACTATGTAGTGGTCGGTGGGAAGCTCGTAGGTAAGGTGAATCTGATTCACCTCCCCTCTGTTGAAGTTTGAGACGGTGGAAGTGTACCAGAGATCAGGAATAGGTATGAAGGAACTAAAGGTCATTGCAAATGTAAAGGGAGTAGAGGAGGTGGGAAAAAGAGACTTACAATGAACAGAAAGCCGAAACCCTAGGCAATCACATATCATAGTGAGAAGgctcgaggaagaagaagaaatcgcgGAGGAGAATGAAAAATGGGTAACGGTTGAAAGGAATATTCGAAACATTAAAAAAAACCTAAGGAGGCTCTCCTAGAACTGTTCGATCCAGAGAGAGGGTGAGAGGAGAAGATCATAACCGTTGAATTTGAATCGTCGAAgattacatcaaatctccatagTAGCCTGTTATTTTCGATATTCTTTTCATAGGCGTGCGCCACATGGTAGAAAAGTACGATCCATATTTATTAGAGATGGGAGGCGGTAATCATGattatggtaaaaaaaaaaaaagtgctaGCCGCACTAAACATTAATGGTGAATGACATACCCTGTTCTCGGGGTGCAAGTATGGTGGTGGAAGAATGACATCAGCTCAAGCCGGGCGACTGGTCAAGGACTGAGCGTCTGATCGAGAAATGAGAAATGTGAAAAGACACAAGTGTCTAATCAGTCGAgcttacaacctccttcgactaaacttcaAGGGGAAGTTTGTGATATGATGAATAAAGTAGGGCCCCTGAAGTTAGGTCGGAGTCAAGAAAGCTGGTTGATGTGGTGATCAAAGTCAAGGAGAAGTCAACATTCGGGACCAACATGGTCACATGGCTCGGCCAAGTAGTCCAGCTGATTAGACCTTTGGTCTGATCGGAGTCCGAGTCCTCCTGGCTCGAGGAAGTCCTGAACCGAGCTGTTTTAGTTCAATTCAAAAGCACACAGTCACATGGCTTGATTGAAAGGTCAATCGGATCCCGAGTCTCCCTCAACTCGACCAGTCTTCAAGGAGGTCGAGCTAAGTCCTCAAAGAGGCTGAGCCAAATTCTCAAAGAGGTCAAGCCGAGTCCTTAAAGAGATCGAATTCTCATGATGGTTAACATTTCTTAGCCGAGTCGATCCTATCCAAGAGCGAGGTCCGAGCAAATGCTGGAGGAGATTCGGCAGGCCTATCATCATAGCACATTAATAAGTCATCAGCTCAATATTTCTTTTTATCGTTTTGTATAACTGTTGTCaaagaattaaaaaattattcctcgtgtaaaatatatattaaagggTGAATTACATTTTACCCCCTGAGGTTTGACTAAAGTACGAAATGACCCTCATAGTTTCAAAAGTAACAAAAAAGTCCCTTGACCGGTAACATTGTAACATTATAACTCTTTGACGCTGGGAATGCACACTAAAATACTGATGTCATCgtaaattcctttttttttttacaataataTCTTTATTGTGCTATGAATTTAAATCCAGGACAATACTACACTTTAACAAAAGAAAGGTAATTGCAAAACAACCTGATGATTTAAACAACAGCTCACACAAAGACATTAAAAATCCACATATGCTTTCATTCCACCAAAATGAGTACTTAAATTTTCAGCTGTACAAAAAGATAGTATATATGTCTCCATCGACATTAAGTaaagatattaaatttttttggtTTCATGGATGTAATATTTGTTAAACCAACTGTCATCAACAGAATCATGGTTATTTTCATCATtccacggacgcgcactggatgaataatccGGGTCGACTGTGTTAAATTCTGGAGACACTACGCTTTACCCAggccagcattcaccgctgatttacctcctcctaggattcctgtggggccaggcctagggggccgctgggcaACGGGACCCGCCTTTTTGCACAATGGCTATTTTCATCATCACTTATCACAAATATATCATCCTCTTCACTTAATTCAACATCAACAGACTTATATTGCATTCAGTATATatgtcaaaaaaaaattcaactacttcagttaattttttatttttttccctcgCTGAAACGCAGGGGTATGTATATCTTTTTCTTATCTTTACCGATTGACTACTATCACCGACCAGTCAAAGGACTTTTTTGTTACTTTTAAAACCACGAGAATCGTTTCGTATTTTAACCAAACTTCATGGGGTAAAATGTAATTCACCCTATATTAAAAGTTTCTATCCTATCCACTGTAGAAATTGTAGGCCTATTCGAAGAAGGATGTATAACACTGATCGGCCCTATTTTAGCCATATGTatataaagaaaaaataatatcGTATTAAGGGTCCCTATCTACCGACGAGAGGTACGCAAAGCTCATGTCTCACTATCATAGCTCATGTCTCTACTATTCTTATCGTCATTAGGAAGAACCAGTGGCGTTGGTTTCTTATTGTCTTGCCGATCTTGGTCGCCGTCCTTGTAGGTTTAATTGTGATCCTGTTAGGAGAATCAAGAATGACGAACGCGAGCTCGCCGGAGTACCTGAGACAGTTCGTTGAGGAGACCGATTGGTACAACGAAATCGTGCTCGGCCCGATCATACCCGGGGACGCTTGGAAGCGCCTTCCCCGGCCGATCCAGTCCTGGCTGCGCAACTACATCGGTGGAACGGCCGTCTATTTCATAACCGGTTTACTCTGGTGCTTCTACATCTACTACTGGAAGCGCAATGTTTACCTCCCCAAAGGTCGCATCATGTTCGTTCTTTCATTAAAATTTGATTGTTGATTGGTTTGCATCGAATAGTCCGTAGTGTTTCTCGCTTAGTATCTTCACTTTATggctcccttttgttttctgtgGCTGTTTTTGTCCCATTGATGACTGTTTTAGTAGATAGAGGTTTGTTTATAGGCGTTAGGAGGTTTCCCGGAAACATGATGTTTATTTGATCCCCACCATGTGCTTCCTTCCCTTTCCCATCCTAAGTTGCTTTAAAGAAGAGTAAGTTTGGTGATTCTATAGATTTTTCCCCCTTAAACGATTTTATACTGTCCTTTGTTAGGTCTAGTAATGTCTCAAAAATTTGTTGAATGTTACAGTAGGCAACAAACCTTACTGAGATAAAATTTGATCTTCTTGAATCAGTAGTTACTGGAAAGAAGACTAAGCCTGACAATCCTTagtgtcatttaaaaaaaaatgatgagatTTGGGACATTGGCAAAAAGTGAAAACTATAAACTGCCGTTAATGTCTTTCCTTGCTCATACTGGGAACACTGTCTTCAGTTTGTTATCTGCCTCCCACTGTCTATTTGTTGCCTTGGTCATTCAGTCAGTTACTATCTATCTATAAAGGAAGAAAAACCTTCCCATAGGATCAAGATTGCTTTGCCTGCTTTCAGGCTATCACCCAGCTTTGGTTGTGCTCTCTTTAGAATCTGCTTAGCGTAATCACGATGAGCTTTGCTTTTCTTTCGAGGAAAAGACTTGATCTAGCTAGAATAGAATGATTACTGAAAAAAAGTGTTCCTAAAACCAAATTCGAAAGTGCTTGCATTCACCCAAGTAAAGTTCAATCTAATATCTGTCTCGCAATAGATCGCCAAGGAAGTCAGTGAGAGCAGGGATAGGTGGATAAGGGGTTAAGAGTTAAAGCACTAAACTACTAATCGTGGGAAGTTAACAATTTTACGTCATGGGTTAAGAGCTTTAAGCGAGTTACATACTACTTTACTAGCCTTAAACTGAGTCTGTCTTGTTCCAATGTTTTGCTTTTTCTAGGACTctgtttttttccttttccctcaTTGATTGTAGACCACATTTTCTTGCATTAAAGATCTCTTTTCAGATCCTTATTTAGCTTGGGATTGTATTTTAGAATTTTGCCCATGATATAGTGATTTAGTGTGGATTACTACTATTTATCTTCATGACACTGCATCAGAATTAGCCAAATGACATGTTCTAGACAAATTTGATGTGTGTGTGAGCACTGCATTAGACTTTAGCCAAAAGACATGTTCTAGACCAACTTGATATTTTTTTTGTGTATGCGTGTGTACACATCTGTGTTCGCAAAGATATTTGGTGAAATTCTACAATTTAGGTGTGTATGCGGGGTTGAGGCGCTTCTGGCAAATGTGATTTTGTTTGCATGTGTTAAATGTCTATAGATCAATTGGATGTGTGTGTGTATGGTTGAAGTGTCTCTAGACAAATTTGATATGTTTCCTTGTGTGCTTTCTATTGATCTTCTTAGATTGCAATctagaaatttttattttgaaactTCTAGCATGTGCTATTTGTTGACGTATAAAGATGAAATTGTTTAGGTGGTTATACATCAGATTTTCTTTATCTAAAATACAATTTGTTATACCTAATTAATTTAGGTGGTTCCTACTGTTAGAGTGTGATGAAATGTTGTAGGTGGTTGTAAATTCGGCTTTTTTAGGTGATTATACTTAATTTTTGCACAAACGTTTATGCTTCCTTTCTTTCAAATTTTACATAACATTTTTGTAAGGTTTGttcaataaaaaataaacatCGATCCTTTCTCCTTTTCTCTGTTACATTAGAACTCTCAAACTGACCTTATTAAAATTCGCTATGGAAATTCTCTTCTCGTATATCAAATCTCTTGGATCAGATTTTCTTGTGTTTTCAAATCTTTGAATTTATCTTTTTGGTCTGTCAATATCCCCTTCAGTCCATTATTGATGTATATGCCATATTATATTGCTGATAGTGCATTTTATCTTAATAGTATAGTAAAAAGTTGATGTGTATACTTGTTTTGTAAACATGGAGTGCCTTTGCTATACAAAGAGTCACTGTTTTCGAAGTCTTTTACTCTCTTTTCTGCTGCAGATGCTATACCTTCGAACAAAGCCATGTTTCTGCAAATAATTGTTACAATGAAGGCTATGCCCTTGTACTCCGGCCTTCCAACAATTTCGGAATACATGGTTGAAAGTGGATGGACAAGATGTTATTCTAGCATTGGAGAAGTTGGCTGGCTTGCACATGCTGTTTACCTCATGATATACTTGGTCCTTGTTGAATTTGGTATATACTGGATGCATAGAGAGTTGCATGACATAAAACCATTATACAAGTGGCTTCACGCAAAACACCACATTTACAACAAGCAAAACACACTCTCCCCTTTTGCAGGTATGCTCTTCACTCTCTTCATTTTTTGTTAATTTGTTAGTTTTGGAAAATTCCAAGCACCATCATATGCACATGCTACAAAATTAACCCAGTTGCTCCCAGGGCATAGCGTGGACGGTGGGCACATGACATTTTTAGCATAATGGCCAGGGATCGAATCTCCTAGGAACTCACGACCTGACATTCACCCCATCATGCGCCTCCCACCTATGTTTCTCCATTAACCTCCCTCCATACTCGTAGTGTATGCTTAGGAGGATCGTTAAGGtagtggatctacctttttataaAATTAACTCAATTTGACTATATAGATCCTTATGGATTAAAGTCTTTAGTGAGTCTTGGAATTTCTCTCTTTTGTTTTCCTCATTCATGTTCTTGTATCCTTTTTTCATGCAACACTTCAATGCTCTGCTCTTTAGTTTACCATTCAtccaaataaatattaaatacccTTTCTCTTTCAGGATTGGCATTTCATCCGTTGGATGGCATACTGCAGGCTGTGTCACATGTGATTGCTCTCTTCCTTGTCCCAACCCACTTCTTGAGTCACATGGCTCTACTCTTTTGCGAGGCTGTATGGACTGCCAATGTTCACGATTGCATACATGGCAAGATTTGGCCAATCATGGGCGCAGGTTACCATACAATCCACCATACCACATACCGTCACAACTACGGCCACTACACAATATGGATGGATTGGATGTTTGGCACCCTTCAAGATCCTGAGGAGGAATTCATTAAGGCAAAGTGATGCAACCAGAATGACTGTTTGCTTTTGTGCTCTGGCTACCAAATGTTTGTGATGCCTTGTATCTTTATTTCAATTTAAGTTGTAATCCATCTTCAAGTAGCTTTGGTATTCTGTATGACTGGTTACCCAGCCTAAAATTTCATAGAACATTTTGGTTTTATTTGCATAAAGATTGTTTAGATTGCTGTGTAGTCTTCAGAGAGACGACGAAGTGTCAATCTGCGTTTGCCCGACTACATTGATGTATTCGCTGGCTTAATAATATTTTTCCTGTTGCTTATGTCCATATGCCTTGCATTTTGATTATTGGCTCCGACATCTAACTGTGCTTGGAGAATAGTTTGTTTTCTCCCTTTTCATTTCTGTTAGCAATTCTTAATATTTGTTTGCAAGTTGCAACTAGAAACAAATAAATACATATAGAGTCCATTCttgctctctctttttttttttttttttttttttttctttttcgtttTAGTAAAACAAATAAATAGAGTCCATTCTTACAAATAGTGTTATTGCACTTTCCAGTAATTGTTTAAAAATCCTATAATAACATTTAATCACTCTAAAATATGCCATTCAATTATAAACAGAATGTATCCCGTGATATATATCGCGTGCGATCTGATCGACGCAATAGAGGTTTACCAGATCCAAGACTAATTAATACGCAAACCAACGCCAAATTAGTTCTTTAGATACAATTATAAATGCTAACCTATGACGTCAGATCGTTAGTCCCAGTCGCCTATTTCCCCATCAAACAGGATCTCTCGCCCACCGACGAAAGCAGAGGACTTCATCTCCTTCCGACGCCGCCCTTAGCCATCATCCTCTTGAACTCCTCAAAGTTGACGTTCCCATCGCCATCCTCGTCGACGGATCCGATCATCCGCGTGCAATCCTTGACGGAGCACTTCTCCCCGAGCTGCTTCAGCACCCGATGGAGTTCCTCCGCGGATATCAGCCTGTTGCCGTCGGGGTCGTACACGTCGAACGCCTCCCTTAGCTCCTTGTCGACGCCTGCGCAGCCGACGCCGCGGCGGTGGAAATCAACCAACTCTTGGAGGTCGACGAAGCCGTCTCCGTCGGTGTCCATCTCGGCGATCATGTCGCGTATCTCCGCAGGGGAGGCGGTGGAACCGAGGGCGCGGAGGATGTCGTCGAGCTCGGAGGCGGAGATCCGGTCGTCGCCGTTGGCGTTGTAGCGGTCGAACACCTTCTCGATCTTGTCCATGCGGTGGAGGCCGAATGAGGGGGAGGAGCGCAGTGATCGCTGGGCGTCAGCCGCCATGGCTCATCCTTCCTTCGAGATTCGAACCCAACTCAACCCTTCCCTAATTTGAGTTTTTATATTTAACTTTTAATGAAAAGaggattaaatattattttttaaatacacaGGTAAAAAATTGACTGTACAGAAAACATAGAGGATTAAAAGATACTTTATTCTTTATTTTGGCCTGCTGTTCCTTCTACTTTTCAAATAGGACAGGAACTCCTGATTAACCTctcttttttatatttattttaatattaatattgattaTTTATAAATATCAGTATCCATTTACTGATCTTTAATTTTCAAAtaagttgatttttaaaaattgatgAGCATATGTTTAATGTTTATATATGTATTATGTATATTTATGGGACTGACACGGTAGATTCATTAAGCTAGCGATAGCACTAAAGGGGGGATTATAGCATCGGCCACCCCTCCtcaattttcaaatatttatggGACTGCGAGCGGAAATTTTTTCTCTAGTACGGTTACTCATGATAAGAAACAATGAATGTCATTCGATGAAGCATGCATGGGTTAGAAAggagaaaaacaaataaaaaaattatttgagacgGTCGGTGATGCTTCCGTCGGTTACTTGCGAGCAGGTCAAAGTCAAAGTCAATTTGGACGGCGGCGCTTAGGGGTGTTCATTTAGTTCGGTTTGGATTATTTGGGTTATTCGGTTCGGATTATTcggattttataattttctaaatccAACCAAGAACCAAACCGAATTACCCAAAACTAATTCTGATTATTCGGTTCGGGTACCAATTAAcccaattttcttttcatttcaaattttcaatcttcttcaaataaataaactcttaataatttacatttataaataaataagctccaaatttgataaaatagtttcattcaatataagaaaaaaaacttaCACATTCCAAAGATTCCAAATGTtatactaaaaaaattaaaaaaatatatattaattcctTATTCGGGTTTCGGGCGGGTTATTCGGATGGGGAGTTAAATCCAAAAACAAACCATTAGCCCAATTAACATTTCGGGTCAGTTCATTCAACCGATCCGAATTTCATTTAACCAAACTAAATAACCCGAATGTTATTTGGATCGGACGGGTTAATGGATTGACCCGAATAATGAACACCCCTAGCGGCGCTGTGCGTAAATGGAAGAGAAACTTAGACATtagttttaatataaaatatatattaataaatcaaattaattctcaacttaattaatagataatttaataaagtctaatgaaattcaacctaaaaatattctataaaatttattaaattttaaaaattcctaaataaattttatacatttatatttatttattttaataatattattactaatcaaatttatcaatttaatattttattaaaagtttgaccaaattaAAGGGTTGACCAACATTttggatcaaaattataaataaaaatatttaaaattattataatattattggatttaaaattatattattaaagttttttttaagtgaGACATTATCTTCTCTTTGTTTTCAGCCAAAATAAGATTAAAGTATAAaaagttgaaaaagttttttatggacaaatatgttatttattattttattaaaaaaataaatttaattatatattttaggtTTTCTTTGAAAATAAATATCCTGTGAGACCATGACCGCCTACGGTTTTCCAAGATTGAATACACCCCCTTAAATCCACAAGTTTCCATGAAATTTATAAATGTATGTAAAAGTCTTGCAAAAAAATCTATAGAACTCCATGAAATTCTTTTCACAACTATATGAAATTCTATAAAAGTCAATAAAAATCTATCAACTCCACAAAAGCTTATCATTAACAAAAATCAATTAAAGTCATTCAATCACTTGAATGAATTCctattgattaatcaaatattttctgGGAATTAATTTTGTATCTATTTTTGTAATTTGGCTCTTAtagtatctaaaataccaactaaGCCTACCAtaattcttaaattttaaattttgaagaatattcgaacatgcatagtcatttttcaatttgtctatttgtgctttcaatttttcattttcaatttttaaattatcaaaatcttctagtcTGTATGCATTTGCTAAggttaatttttgagttttcttttttctaaattaatcatatttttaGAAAGCATTTTAATAAACCCAAATAATTCTTCAAGAAATCAGAAACATACCTTACTTACTGTTATCCTTTCGTTGTCCAATTCTCCCCCTTCGTCGTTGTTttcttctgaagactctcccctTCATCCATGTTTATCTCAGACGAGCTTTCTTTATCTTTAGGTAGGTATTCGACTATAAGTGGTGTTCCAATAATTTCCTcgatctcggattcttctgacgacGACTCAATgttcatcgaggagttggattcggtttcttttggttcttcatagaccttcaagaacttttcccaaagttcttttgcactcttATAATTGGTGTTTCTGTAGTGTTCCTAAGCAAGCAGAATACTCAAAAGATGGAACTCGGTCTTACTATTCGCctcaaatttatttcttttaagtCCAACGATGTTTTTCGAGTTATTTTCCTTCTTCGCTTTTTGGCAtttcaaaatcatacttaattgTTAGTAAAATATCAAAATCGATTTTAAAGTATACATCCATTCAACATTTCCAAAatatgaactccccctcgaatgttggtaggtagatgctagctccgaccatctGGTTActttagttggcggttagtcATTCTGAGATAGTTGGGCTCTAATAGCAATTGTTGGTCTCATACGATTGTCAAGATAGGACTGAATTGTCTGAAATAAAATAAAGCTCTTTCTTTTACTTTCTATTTAGTAAAGACAAACACACATTAGTTAATCAAAAGTAATGACATAAAAAGTAAGAGAAGGCTCTgagtttacttagtttgcaatcggAAAGGTTGATAATATGTGAGAGAAGCTCCAACTTCTCTCTAGGATTTTCTTGGTTTTCTTTGTGCTCCGGCGATGGAAGCTTGCTGCAGTTCGTCTCCTTGATGGCTGGGAGCAGTGTGCTGCTGTTGCCATGCTCTTTCTTTCTCTCCGGCAAGCTCCAGGGCCAGGTGTTTCTGTCCGGCAGGTTTTTTGTTTGAGTCCTTCACACACCGGTAAAT from Zingiber officinale cultivar Zhangliang chromosome 6B, Zo_v1.1, whole genome shotgun sequence carries:
- the LOC121992968 gene encoding delta(7)-sterol-C5(6)-desaturase-like gives rise to the protein MTNASSPEYLRQFVEETDWYNEIVLGPIIPGDAWKRLPRPIQSWLRNYIGGTAVYFITGLLWCFYIYYWKRNVYLPKDAIPSNKAMFLQIIVTMKAMPLYSGLPTISEYMVESGWTRCYSSIGEVGWLAHAVYLMIYLVLVEFGIYWMHRELHDIKPLYKWLHAKHHIYNKQNTLSPFAGLAFHPLDGILQAVSHVIALFLVPTHFLSHMALLFCEAVWTANVHDCIHGKIWPIMGAGYHTIHHTTYRHNYGHYTIWMDWMFGTLQDPEEEFIKAK
- the LOC121990395 gene encoding probable calcium-binding protein CML18; this translates as MAADAQRSLRSSPSFGLHRMDKIEKVFDRYNANGDDRISASELDDILRALGSTASPAEIRDMIAEMDTDGDGFVDLQELVDFHRRGVGCAGVDKELREAFDVYDPDGNRLISAEELHRVLKQLGEKCSVKDCTRMIGSVDEDGDGNVNFEEFKRMMAKGGVGRR